A single window of Synechococcus sp. C9 DNA harbors:
- a CDS encoding A24 family peptidase, which translates to MSLLPLLVVLGACIGSFLNVVVYRLPRGLSLWHPPSHCPHCQTRLRPWDNVPVLGWLWLRGRCRYCGAGISPRYPLVETAMAVWFALAGWRFASGFPLLGALILGAWLLALALIDGDTLTLPDGLLKSGLVLGLLWQCTEGWSGVVGGITGMVVGIWLLDILGLLASVMLGQTALGGGDPKLAALLGAWLHWRLLLVALFIAVLTGAGAGMLGRITGRLTPGQPMPFGPFLALGGGVALLFGTDLLNWYLAGLA; encoded by the coding sequence TTGAGCCTCTTGCCGCTCTTGGTGGTGCTGGGTGCCTGCATCGGCAGTTTTTTGAATGTGGTGGTGTACCGCCTGCCCCGGGGGTTATCCCTTTGGCATCCCCCTTCCCATTGCCCCCATTGCCAGACCCGGTTGCGCCCCTGGGATAATGTGCCGGTGCTGGGCTGGCTGTGGTTGCGGGGACGGTGCCGCTACTGTGGGGCGGGAATTTCCCCCCGCTATCCCTTGGTGGAAACGGCGATGGCGGTGTGGTTTGCCCTAGCGGGGTGGCGGTTTGCGTCCGGTTTCCCACTCCTGGGAGCCCTAATCCTAGGGGCGTGGCTGTTGGCTTTGGCGTTGATTGATGGGGATACCCTTACCCTGCCCGATGGCTTGCTCAAATCCGGTTTGGTACTGGGTTTATTATGGCAATGTACTGAAGGATGGTCAGGGGTGGTGGGGGGGATCACCGGCATGGTGGTGGGGATTTGGCTGTTGGATATTCTGGGTTTGCTGGCTTCTGTCATGCTGGGGCAAACCGCCTTGGGGGGGGGAGACCCCAAATTAGCCGCCCTGTTGGGGGCTTGGTTGCATTGGCGTTTGCTGTTGGTCGCCCTATTCATCGCCGTGCTGACCGGGGCGGGGGCGGGCATGCTGGGGCGCATCACCGGCAGGTTAACCCCTGGGCAACCCATGCCCTTTGGCCCGTTTTTGGCTTTGGGGGGTGGGGTGGCTCTGCTGTTTGGTACGGATTTACTGAATTGGTACTTGGCTGGTTTGGCCTAG
- the uvrC gene encoding excinuclease ABC subunit UvrC, translated as MTASPLIHQPERLQQRLAEAPLEPGVYFFKDRQDNILYIGKSKRLRSRLQSYFRNDQRLSPRIALMVQHISEIEFIVTDTETEALILEANLIKQHQPHYNILLKDDKTYPYVCITWSEDYPRIFITRKRRFTHPKDRYYGPYVDTFQLRQTLGLMYRLFPLRQRPKPLFPDRPCLNYQIGRCPGVCQKLISPEEYHQTVAQVAMIFQGRTEELLAKLSQKMHTFAQEMNFEAAAQVRDQMRRLAGLGEQPKVNLPDEHAILDAVALAMDDQYVCIQLFQMRAGRLVGQLGFFTQRQGDEPGAIIQRVLEEHYTQVEGVEIPPLILVQYDLPEGELLSHFLSEKRQAKVKIHTPQRLQKAELINMVMRNAELELNRRQRAIEANLFALNDLAELLNLPDIPHRMEAYDISHLQGTNVVASRVVFIDGQPAKQHYRHYHIKNPQVGPGHSDDFASMAEVISRRFAPWMRDPERATWGDADWPDLVVIDGGKGQLSAAMQVLKPWPFAEHLTVIALAKKQEEVYLPGNRTPVVSDPEQPGMQLLRRLRDEAHRFALKFHRQQRSRRQRYSTLAQIPGLGHQRQQQLFAYFHSLDMIQAATAEQLAQVPGIGPRLAQQIYEYFHPQAG; from the coding sequence ATGACTGCATCCCCGCTCATTCACCAGCCGGAACGATTGCAGCAACGCCTTGCTGAAGCTCCCTTAGAACCGGGGGTTTATTTTTTCAAAGACCGTCAGGATAACATTTTGTATATCGGTAAATCCAAGCGGTTACGCAGTCGTTTACAGTCCTATTTTCGCAACGATCAGCGGCTCAGCCCCCGCATTGCTTTGATGGTGCAACATATCAGCGAAATTGAATTTATTGTCACCGATACGGAAACGGAAGCCTTAATTTTAGAAGCCAATTTAATTAAACAGCATCAGCCCCATTACAATATCCTGCTCAAGGATGACAAAACCTATCCCTATGTATGTATTACTTGGTCAGAGGATTATCCCCGGATTTTTATCACCCGTAAACGCCGGTTTACCCATCCCAAAGACCGTTATTATGGCCCCTATGTGGATACGTTTCAATTACGCCAAACTTTGGGGTTGATGTATCGGTTATTTCCCCTGCGACAACGCCCGAAACCCCTCTTTCCCGACCGCCCCTGTTTGAACTATCAAATTGGTCGCTGTCCGGGAGTTTGTCAAAAATTGATTAGCCCGGAAGAGTACCATCAAACGGTGGCACAAGTTGCGATGATTTTTCAGGGTCGCACGGAGGAATTGCTGGCGAAACTTTCCCAAAAAATGCACACCTTTGCCCAGGAAATGAATTTTGAAGCGGCGGCACAGGTGCGGGATCAAATGCGGCGTTTGGCAGGATTGGGGGAGCAACCCAAGGTGAATTTGCCCGATGAACACGCCATTTTAGATGCAGTTGCCCTGGCGATGGATGACCAATATGTGTGCATTCAACTGTTTCAAATGCGGGCGGGTCGGTTGGTGGGACAATTGGGCTTTTTTACCCAACGGCAGGGGGATGAACCGGGGGCAATCATTCAACGGGTTTTGGAAGAACATTACACCCAAGTGGAAGGGGTAGAAATTCCGCCTTTAATTCTGGTGCAGTATGATTTACCAGAGGGGGAATTACTCAGTCATTTTTTGAGCGAGAAACGGCAAGCTAAAGTAAAAATTCACACCCCCCAACGTCTGCAAAAAGCGGAACTCATTAACATGGTGATGCGGAATGCGGAATTGGAACTCAATCGCCGTCAACGAGCCATAGAAGCCAATTTATTTGCCCTCAATGATTTGGCGGAATTATTAAACTTGCCGGACATTCCCCACCGTATGGAAGCCTACGATATTTCCCATCTCCAGGGTACGAATGTGGTGGCTTCCCGGGTGGTTTTTATTGATGGTCAACCCGCCAAACAACATTACCGCCATTACCACATTAAAAATCCCCAGGTGGGGCCGGGACATAGTGATGATTTTGCCAGCATGGCGGAGGTGATTTCCCGCCGTTTTGCTCCTTGGATGCGTGACCCGGAACGGGCAACTTGGGGGGATGCGGATTGGCCGGATTTGGTGGTGATTGATGGGGGCAAAGGTCAATTGTCGGCGGCGATGCAGGTCCTCAAGCCTTGGCCCTTTGCGGAGCATTTGACGGTAATTGCGCTGGCGAAAAAACAGGAGGAAGTGTATCTCCCAGGCAACCGCACCCCTGTGGTCAGCGACCCGGAGCAACCGGGAATGCAACTCCTGCGGCGGTTACGGGATGAGGCGCACCGATTTGCCCTCAAATTCCACCGCCAACAGCGTTCCCGTCGTCAGCGTTATTCCACCCTGGCGCAAATTCCTGGCTTGGGTCACCAGCGGCAACAACAATTATTTGCCTATTTTCATTCTTTGGATATGATTCAAGCCGCCACCGCTGAACAGTTAGCCCAGGTACCGGGGATTGGCCCCCGCCTCGCCCAACAAATCTACGAATACTTCCATCCCCAGGCGGGCTAG
- a CDS encoding photosystem II high light acclimation radical SAM protein, with protein MSDCVATSLSTNFARVLYVRLPCNPIFPIGVVYLADHIGKVLPQVEQRILDLGAVPPLDLRRTLDQVIGEFQPTLLVYSWRDIQIYAPVGGRGGNPLQNAFEFYYARNPLVKLRGAWGGLRLASAYYGELWRNLGLIKQGLRRARQYYPQAGLIVGGGAVSVFYEQLGQQLPKGTIISVGEGELLLEDWLKGEDISRHRCYVVGQGKPRPNLIHEAPVPLVKTACNYDYIERIWPEFNYYLQAPDFYFGVQTKRGCPHNCCYCVYTVIEGKQVRVNPIAEVIQEMRQLYQRGVRNFWFTDAQFIPARKFIPDAEALLEAILAAGMTDIHWAAYIRADNLSPRLCDLMVKTGMNYFEIGITSGAQELIRKMRMGYNLRVVLENCRDLKAAGFNDLVSVNYSFNVIDETFDTIRQTVAYHRELERIFGADKVEPAIFFIGLQPHTHLEEYALKNQILKPGYNPMSMMPWTAKKLLWNPEPLGRFFGEVCLQAWRRNPDDFGREVMHILEEKLGTVSLPEQAVHPLPIGV; from the coding sequence ATGTCTGATTGTGTCGCCACTAGTCTTAGTACAAATTTTGCACGAGTGCTGTATGTGCGCTTGCCCTGCAACCCCATTTTCCCGATTGGGGTAGTGTATCTTGCCGACCATATTGGGAAGGTTTTGCCCCAGGTGGAACAGCGCATCCTGGATTTGGGTGCCGTGCCCCCCTTGGATTTGCGGCGCACCTTGGATCAGGTGATTGGGGAATTTCAGCCCACCCTGTTGGTGTATTCCTGGCGGGACATTCAGATTTACGCCCCGGTGGGGGGACGGGGGGGCAACCCCTTGCAAAATGCGTTTGAGTTTTACTATGCCCGCAATCCCCTGGTCAAACTGCGGGGGGCGTGGGGTGGTCTGCGGCTGGCGAGTGCCTACTACGGCGAGTTGTGGCGCAATCTGGGGTTAATCAAGCAGGGGTTACGGCGGGCACGGCAATATTATCCCCAGGCGGGGCTGATTGTGGGGGGCGGGGCGGTCAGCGTCTTTTATGAACAGTTGGGACAGCAGTTGCCCAAAGGAACGATTATTTCCGTGGGGGAAGGGGAATTATTGCTGGAAGATTGGCTTAAAGGTGAGGATATTTCCCGTCATCGTTGTTATGTGGTGGGGCAGGGAAAACCGCGCCCAAATCTAATCCACGAAGCCCCGGTGCCTCTCGTCAAAACCGCTTGTAATTATGACTATATTGAACGCATCTGGCCGGAATTTAATTACTATTTGCAAGCTCCGGATTTCTACTTCGGGGTGCAAACGAAGCGGGGCTGTCCCCACAACTGTTGTTACTGTGTTTACACCGTAATTGAAGGCAAACAGGTGCGGGTCAATCCCATCGCCGAAGTTATCCAGGAAATGCGCCAACTCTACCAACGGGGGGTGCGAAATTTTTGGTTTACGGATGCCCAATTTATCCCGGCTCGCAAATTTATTCCCGATGCGGAAGCCCTTTTGGAAGCGATTTTAGCAGCGGGAATGACAGATATTCATTGGGCGGCTTACATTCGGGCGGATAATCTCAGTCCTCGCCTGTGTGATCTGATGGTCAAAACTGGGATGAATTATTTTGAAATTGGCATTACCAGCGGTGCCCAAGAACTGATTCGTAAGATGCGGATGGGCTACAATTTGCGGGTGGTTTTAGAAAATTGTCGGGACTTAAAGGCGGCGGGATTTAATGACCTGGTTTCGGTAAATTATTCATTTAATGTGATTGATGAAACCTTCGATACCATTCGCCAAACCGTCGCCTATCACCGGGAGTTAGAGCGAATTTTTGGCGCAGATAAGGTGGAACCGGCTATCTTTTTCATTGGGCTACAACCCCACACCCATTTGGAGGAATATGCGCTAAAAAATCAGATTCTCAAACCCGGTTATAACCCCATGAGTATGATGCCCTGGACGGCGAAAAAATTACTTTGGAACCCGGAACCTTTGGGGCGGTTTTTTGGGGAAGTTTGTCTCCAGGCGTGGCGGCGCAATCCCGATGATTTTGGCCGGGAAGTAATGCACATTTTAGAAGAGAAATTGGGAACTGTATCCTTACCGGAACAGGCGGTTCATCCGCTACCCATTGGTGTCTAA
- a CDS encoding DUF1830 domain-containing protein has translation MMSQIFDPLPVTATDLLVCCYVNATSQIQVVRITDVPNWYFERVVFPGQRLMFTSPEGAHLEIYTGRMGVLDDTIPCQELHVMGALEEPVLVAACP, from the coding sequence ATGATGAGCCAGATTTTTGATCCCCTGCCGGTAACAGCCACGGACTTGCTGGTTTGTTGCTATGTTAACGCCACCAGTCAAATTCAGGTGGTGCGGATTACGGATGTGCCGAATTGGTATTTTGAGCGGGTGGTGTTTCCGGGACAACGGTTAATGTTTACCAGCCCGGAGGGGGCGCACCTGGAGATTTATACGGGGAGGATGGGGGTCTTGGATGACACGATTCCCTGCCAGGAATTACACGTGATGGGGGCTTTGGAGGAGCCGGTTTTGGTGGCGGCTTGCCCTTGA
- a CDS encoding diguanylate cyclase — protein MISLPWRQGAPLILVVDDERTIREMLRQEMEREGYRTLTATNGAEALELCQKNLPDMVLLDAVMPTLDGFRCCAEIRRWPGCEDLPVLMITSLDDEESVTEAFSVGATDYIIKPSKQIHWGVLRQRVRRLLQAYAAMRELHQRSAQERKLTQITAQVRRSLDLATILRTTVGEVQELLQVEQVAICEFPPLGEPRFTVESPSLGWPSILHAPLRVRVPQDHSGERHTLDWLVQVRDGDEVTGDSWYGELIQRLGMQAFLAVPVVLGERLWGLLTAHQYSTPRAWSPHEVNMLQQLTMQLASAIQQAQLYQQLEAANGELQRLAAFDGLTQVPNRRRFDEYLVQEWQRLAQEQGALSLILADIDFFKSYNDTYGHVAGDECLRRVAQTIHQVVSYTKGLVARYGGEEFGVILPETPLAPAMTVAEQIRLRVAQLRIPHQHSPVHGYVTLSLGVSSLLPNSEAAPAALVAAADQALYQAKQQGRNCVVPY, from the coding sequence ATGATCTCACTGCCATGGCGTCAAGGCGCACCGTTGATTTTGGTAGTGGATGATGAGCGTACCATCCGGGAAATGTTGCGGCAGGAAATGGAGCGGGAGGGCTACCGTACCCTGACAGCCACCAATGGGGCGGAGGCGTTGGAACTTTGCCAAAAAAATTTACCGGATATGGTGTTGCTGGATGCGGTCATGCCCACTTTGGATGGGTTCCGGTGCTGTGCGGAAATTCGTCGCTGGCCTGGGTGTGAAGACTTACCGGTGTTGATGATCACCAGTTTGGATGATGAGGAGTCGGTGACGGAAGCCTTTTCCGTGGGGGCAACGGATTACATTATCAAACCCTCGAAGCAGATTCACTGGGGGGTTTTGCGCCAACGGGTGCGGCGTTTGCTCCAGGCCTATGCGGCCATGCGGGAGTTGCATCAGCGCAGTGCCCAGGAGCGGAAATTGACCCAGATCACGGCGCAGGTACGGCGTTCCCTGGACTTGGCGACGATTCTGCGGACGACGGTGGGGGAGGTGCAGGAATTGCTCCAGGTGGAACAGGTGGCGATTTGTGAATTTCCTCCCCTGGGGGAGCCACGGTTTACGGTGGAGTCGCCTAGCTTGGGTTGGCCGTCCATTCTCCATGCCCCACTGCGGGTGCGGGTGCCCCAGGATCACTCAGGGGAACGGCACACCCTGGATTGGCTGGTGCAGGTGCGGGATGGGGATGAGGTGACCGGGGATTCCTGGTATGGGGAGTTGATCCAGCGGCTGGGGATGCAGGCGTTTTTGGCGGTGCCAGTGGTGTTGGGGGAGCGGCTGTGGGGATTGCTGACGGCGCACCAGTATTCCACGCCCCGGGCTTGGTCGCCCCACGAAGTCAATATGTTGCAACAGTTGACCATGCAGTTGGCCAGTGCCATTCAACAGGCGCAATTGTACCAACAACTGGAGGCGGCTAATGGGGAATTGCAACGGTTGGCGGCCTTTGATGGCTTGACCCAGGTGCCCAATCGTCGCCGTTTTGATGAGTATTTAGTCCAGGAATGGCAGCGTTTGGCGCAGGAACAGGGGGCCCTGTCGTTGATTTTGGCGGATATTGATTTTTTCAAAAGCTACAATGATACCTACGGTCATGTGGCCGGGGATGAATGCCTGCGACGGGTGGCGCAAACGATTCACCAGGTGGTCAGTTACACCAAGGGGTTGGTCGCCCGCTATGGGGGGGAGGAATTTGGGGTGATTTTACCCGAGACTCCCTTAGCCCCTGCCATGACGGTGGCGGAGCAGATACGGTTGCGGGTGGCGCAGTTGCGGATTCCCCACCAACATTCCCCGGTGCATGGGTATGTGACCCTGAGTTTGGGGGTGTCCAGTCTCCTGCCCAATTCCGAGGCGGCTCCAGCGGCATTGGTGGCGGCGGCGGATCAAGCCCTTTATCAGGCCAAGCAACAGGGGCGCAACTGTGTGGTTCCTTACTGA
- the sppA gene encoding signal peptide peptidase SppA: MNWRLWGRPRSIARIEINGIINGATRKRVLSALKIVKTKKFPALLVRIDSPGGTVGDSQEIYSALCALQSQTQIVASFGNISASGGVYIGMGAPHIMANPGTVTGSIGVILRGNNLEELLKKIGVSFKVVKSGPYKDILAFDRELTPAEQGILQQLIDVSYQQFVNTVAQSRHLPVERVREFADGRIFTGEQAQALGVVDRLGTEEDARRWAAELAGLDPENTPVRTLSGKPRSLLARVQGTSLPWEYAGIPLWLYSP; this comes from the coding sequence ATGAATTGGCGGTTGTGGGGGCGACCCCGGTCTATTGCCCGGATTGAAATCAATGGCATTATCAATGGGGCAACCCGGAAGCGGGTGTTGAGTGCCCTGAAAATCGTTAAAACCAAGAAATTTCCCGCCCTGCTGGTGCGGATTGACAGCCCCGGTGGTACGGTGGGGGATTCCCAGGAGATTTACAGTGCCCTGTGTGCCCTCCAGTCCCAAACCCAGATTGTGGCGAGTTTTGGCAATATTTCCGCTTCTGGGGGGGTGTATATTGGCATGGGGGCACCCCACATTATGGCGAATCCCGGCACGGTGACGGGCAGTATCGGGGTGATTTTGCGGGGGAATAACCTGGAGGAATTGCTCAAAAAAATTGGGGTTTCCTTCAAGGTGGTCAAGTCGGGGCCCTACAAAGATATTTTGGCGTTTGACCGGGAATTAACCCCGGCAGAGCAGGGGATTTTACAGCAATTGATTGACGTGAGTTATCAGCAATTTGTCAATACGGTTGCCCAGTCTCGCCATTTGCCGGTGGAGCGGGTGCGGGAGTTTGCGGATGGGCGGATTTTCACGGGGGAACAGGCGCAGGCGTTGGGGGTGGTGGACCGTTTGGGCACGGAGGAGGATGCCCGGCGGTGGGCGGCGGAATTGGCGGGACTTGACCCGGAGAACACTCCAGTCCGCACCTTGAGTGGTAAACCCCGTTCCCTCCTCGCCCGGGTGCAGGGCACCAGCTTACCTTGGGAGTATGCGGGGATTCCCCTCTGGTTGTACAGCCCCTAG
- a CDS encoding thiazole synthase, protein MVVAVAPPTDPLVIGGKIFHSRLFTGTGRYRTLEQMQASISASGCEMVTVAVRRVQTQAVGHVGLVEALDWTKLWLLPNTAGCRTAEEAIRVARLGREMAKVLGQEENNFVKLEVIPDPKYLLPDPLGTLQAAEQLVKEGFTVLPYINADPVLAQRLEAVGCATVMPLGSPIGSGQGLRNASNIEIIIAQATVPVVVDAGIGTPSEAAQAMEMGAQAVLINTAIAQAQNPPQMAQAMALAVHAGRLAYLAGRIPVQPYATPSSPTEQRLS, encoded by the coding sequence ATGGTTGTTGCGGTTGCCCCGCCCACAGACCCGTTGGTCATTGGCGGTAAAATTTTTCATTCCCGCTTGTTCACGGGCACGGGTCGCTACCGGACGCTGGAACAGATGCAGGCCAGCATTAGCGCCAGTGGGTGTGAAATGGTGACGGTGGCGGTGCGGCGGGTACAAACCCAGGCAGTGGGTCATGTGGGGTTGGTGGAAGCCCTGGACTGGACCAAACTCTGGTTACTGCCCAACACGGCCGGGTGTCGCACGGCGGAAGAAGCCATCCGGGTGGCCCGGTTGGGGCGAGAGATGGCGAAGGTATTGGGGCAAGAGGAGAATAATTTTGTCAAGTTGGAGGTGATTCCCGACCCCAAGTATCTCCTGCCTGACCCGCTGGGGACGCTCCAGGCCGCCGAGCAGTTGGTGAAAGAAGGGTTTACGGTTTTGCCCTACATCAATGCGGACCCGGTCTTGGCCCAACGCCTCGAAGCCGTGGGCTGTGCGACGGTGATGCCCTTGGGTTCCCCCATCGGTTCGGGGCAGGGGTTACGCAACGCCAGCAATATCGAGATCATTATTGCCCAGGCCACGGTGCCGGTGGTGGTGGATGCGGGGATTGGTACCCCCAGTGAGGCCGCCCAGGCGATGGAGATGGGGGCCCAGGCGGTGTTGATCAATACGGCGATTGCCCAAGCCCAAAACCCACCGCAGATGGCCCAGGCGATGGCCTTAGCCGTTCACGCAGGGCGATTGGCCTATTTAGCGGGGCGGATACCGGTGCAGCCCTACGCTACCCCCAGTTCCCCCACGGAACAACGGCTGAGTTGA
- the pstB gene encoding phosphate ABC transporter ATP-binding protein PstB: protein MGIESAIPDSEIILHASVNAFYYGNFLALRNIDLKIRRKRITAFIGPSGCGKSTLLRCFNRLNDFIKGSRVEGQILFNGKNIYDPSVDAVTLRRRIGMVFQKPNPFAKSIYENIAFGPRINGYKGDMDELVERSLRQAALWDEVKDKLKKPGTALSGGQQQRLCIARAVAVQPEVILMDEPCSALDPISTRRIEDLMQELRDMYTIVIVTHNMQQASRVSDMTAFFNVEMKEGSRTGQLVEYDVTAKIFQQPSQEATQAYVGGRFG, encoded by the coding sequence ATGGGAATCGAGAGTGCCATTCCAGATAGCGAGATCATTTTACACGCCTCAGTCAATGCTTTTTACTATGGTAATTTTTTGGCACTCCGCAACATTGACCTCAAGATTCGACGCAAGCGCATCACCGCCTTCATCGGTCCATCCGGGTGTGGTAAAAGTACCCTATTGCGGTGTTTCAATCGCCTGAATGACTTTATCAAGGGCAGCCGGGTCGAGGGGCAGATTTTATTCAACGGCAAAAACATCTATGACCCTTCCGTGGACGCGGTGACCCTGCGGCGGCGGATTGGCATGGTGTTCCAAAAACCCAACCCCTTTGCCAAGAGCATTTACGAAAATATCGCCTTTGGACCCCGGATCAACGGCTACAAGGGGGATATGGATGAGTTGGTGGAGCGTTCCCTGCGCCAAGCTGCCCTCTGGGACGAGGTGAAGGACAAACTCAAAAAGCCGGGGACGGCTCTCTCCGGGGGGCAACAACAGCGTTTGTGTATCGCCCGGGCGGTGGCGGTGCAACCGGAGGTGATTTTGATGGACGAACCCTGTTCCGCCCTTGACCCCATTTCCACCCGGCGGATTGAGGACCTGATGCAGGAACTGCGGGATATGTACACGATTGTGATCGTCACCCACAATATGCAACAGGCGTCCCGGGTGTCGGATATGACCGCCTTTTTCAACGTGGAAATGAAAGAGGGGAGCCGCACGGGGCAATTGGTGGAATACGATGTGACGGCGAAAATCTTCCAACAACCCTCGCAGGAAGCGACCCAAGCCTACGTGGGGGGACGTTTCGGTTAA
- a CDS encoding ParM/StbA family protein, whose translation MTYNKFAGSPTLLSVDLGRTSTKTCISDNPEKVVIIPANVAPMSVEQVRQGRFEGGAPLLDLWVEYHGRAYAIGHLAADFGAGLGRGQTSHAPMRTSRKVEDALVKIFACIGYFDLSGDLAISLGLPYLSQEQFDTEKRQLVAQLQAPHALSYRGRSLTVNITKVWVMPEGYGSFMWGLKIEDKKKQEGEAWADLANLHVAVIDIGHQTTDMLKVDKLHFARGTSRSEEFGMSQFYDQVAAQIKGANSEDLTLIEAVHQPKGKRFYRPRGEKPMDLDLILPRLREIFAKELWERVRQWLPSQVTDVIITGGGGGFFWDDFAPLLQEYGLTPHLANPTRTANALGQYVYGQVQLSKDKGA comes from the coding sequence ATGACCTACAACAAATTTGCTGGTTCCCCCACGCTACTGAGTGTTGACCTGGGACGCACCTCCACCAAAACCTGTATTTCCGACAATCCCGAGAAGGTCGTCATTATTCCCGCCAACGTGGCTCCCATGAGCGTGGAGCAGGTGCGTCAGGGTCGGTTTGAAGGGGGGGCACCCCTGCTGGATTTATGGGTGGAATACCACGGGCGAGCCTACGCCATCGGCCATCTGGCGGCGGATTTTGGGGCCGGTTTAGGCAGAGGTCAAACCAGCCATGCCCCCATGAGAACCTCCCGCAAGGTGGAGGATGCCCTGGTGAAAATCTTTGCCTGCATCGGTTACTTCGACCTGAGCGGGGACTTGGCGATTTCCCTGGGTCTGCCCTACCTGTCCCAGGAGCAATTTGATACGGAAAAACGCCAACTGGTCGCCCAACTGCAAGCCCCCCATGCCCTCTCCTACCGAGGCCGCAGTTTAACCGTGAATATCACCAAAGTCTGGGTGATGCCGGAGGGATATGGCAGTTTTATGTGGGGTTTGAAAATCGAGGACAAAAAAAAGCAAGAGGGGGAGGCGTGGGCCGATTTAGCCAATCTGCACGTGGCGGTAATTGATATTGGTCACCAAACCACTGATATGCTGAAAGTGGACAAATTACATTTTGCCCGGGGCACCTCCCGCAGTGAAGAGTTTGGCATGAGCCAGTTTTATGACCAGGTGGCCGCCCAGATCAAGGGAGCCAACAGCGAGGACTTGACCCTGATCGAAGCGGTGCATCAACCGAAGGGCAAACGTTTTTATCGCCCCCGGGGGGAAAAACCGATGGATTTAGACCTGATCCTGCCCCGTCTGCGGGAAATTTTCGCCAAGGAACTCTGGGAACGGGTGCGGCAATGGCTCCCCAGCCAAGTGACCGATGTGATCATCACCGGGGGCGGGGGTGGTTTTTTCTGGGACGACTTTGCCCCCCTCCTCCAGGAATACGGCCTCACCCCCCATTTGGCCAACCCCACCCGCACCGCCAATGCCCTGGGGCAATACGTCTATGGTCAGGTACAGTTGAGTAAAGACAAAGGGGCGTAA
- a CDS encoding ATP-binding protein: MRNRQLTLSFPSTLYLSPVLDLLVADVPPALVPLVRLGLQEALVNAAKHGNNLDPSKAVRVHYQGGADWWCWAIEDQGAGCPECACLHQGPDWSWESGRGLYILHQVFDRVEWCQHRQRLHLTKRLAEAHP; encoded by the coding sequence GTGCGTAATCGGCAACTGACGCTCAGTTTTCCTTCTACTTTGTATCTCAGTCCAGTCTTGGATTTGTTGGTGGCGGATGTGCCCCCGGCTTTGGTGCCCTTGGTGCGGTTGGGGCTTCAGGAGGCGTTGGTGAATGCGGCGAAGCATGGCAATAACCTCGACCCTAGCAAGGCGGTGCGGGTGCATTACCAGGGGGGGGCGGACTGGTGGTGTTGGGCAATTGAGGACCAGGGGGCGGGGTGCCCGGAGTGTGCCTGTTTGCACCAGGGGCCAGATTGGTCTTGGGAGTCGGGGCGGGGTTTGTACATTCTGCATCAGGTGTTTGACCGGGTGGAATGGTGCCAGCACAGACAACGGCTCCATTTGACCAAACGGCTGGCGGAGGCCCACCCGTGA